A window of Sphingobacterium kitahiroshimense genomic DNA:
AAGGCAACTCCCTGTGCATGATTGCCTGCACTTGCACACACCACACCACGCTTTTGCTCTTCTTGGCTCAGCGAAATTATTTTATTATATGCTCCTCTTAATTTGTATGATCTAACGATTTGCAGGTCTTCTCGTTTCAGATAGACATCTGCGCCATATTTCTCAGAAAGATAAGTGTTGTATTGCAAAGCTGTGCGATTGACGACGTCCTTGATACGATGGTAAGTGCTTTCTGAGTCGATTTGTAAATTAGAAAAATCTAAACTCATTTTGTTCTATTATGATTAGGTGATTGTTTTTTTTTATTCAAATAAAAAAACGTCATTTCGACTTAGAATAAAAGTAAATAAGTTTTTTGACTTTTTACTTGCAAATTTATTCTTTGTCAAAATGACGTTTTAATAAGTTTTTGTGTTATTAAACGCTTTCTGCGAATAAACTTCTGAGATCATCGTCGCAAATATCTTTTTTGGCATCTGCTAGAATTAGGAAGCGCTCATATGTTTCTGCAAGGGCTTCTTTTTCTAAGGTGTAACCGAGACGTTCTAAGTGATGCTTTAAAGCATGACGACCGGAACGAGCGGTTAAGATAATACCTGCTTCTTCTAATCCCACATCTTCGGGGCGAATAATTTCATAAGTCTCACGGTGTTTTAAGAAACCATCTTGATGAATACCGGAGCTGTGAGCGAAGGCATTACGCCCAACAATTGCTTTATTAGGTTGTACTGGCATATTCATCATTTCACTTACTTTACGTGAAAGGTAAGTGAACATCTTGCTGTCAATATTTGAAGTTAGGTTACCGAAAGACTGATTATGAACTTTTAGAATCATAGCCACTTCTTCCAAAGAGGTATTTCCAGCACGTTCGCCGATACCATTGATGGTACATTCTACCTGACGCGCACCATTTTGGATTGCAGCAATGGAATTGGCTGTTGCTAATCCTAAATCATTATGGCAATGTGCAGAAATAATCGCTTGATCAATGTTTTTAACATTTTCTTTCAAAAACTTTATTTTAGCGCCATATTGATCAGGTAAACAGTAACCGTTCGTATCTGGAATGTTGACAACAG
This region includes:
- a CDS encoding 2-isopropylmalate synthase, whose amino-acid sequence is MLHDPNHLYIFDTTLRDGEQVPGCQLTTPEKIDIAKDLEKLGVDVIEAGFPVSSPGDFQSVVELSKAVNDVIICALTRANENDIKVAAEALKYAKRPRIHTGIGASDMHIKYKFNSTREEILDRAVAAVKYAKSHVEDVEFYAEDAGRADLVYLAQMVEAVIAAGATVVNIPDTNGYCLPDQYGAKIKFLKENVKNIDQAIISAHCHNDLGLATANSIAAIQNGARQVECTINGIGERAGNTSLEEVAMILKVHNQSFGNLTSNIDSKMFTYLSRKVSEMMNMPVQPNKAIVGRNAFAHSSGIHQDGFLKHRETYEIIRPEDVGLEEAGIILTARSGRHALKHHLERLGYTLEKEALAETYERFLILADAKKDICDDDLRSLFAESV